Proteins encoded in a region of the Clostridium beijerinckii genome:
- a CDS encoding FeoB-associated Cys-rich membrane protein, with translation MVATIILAGIIFGFMAFVIGKQIKKAKNGESGCGCGCSGCSSANACHGIKVKQK, from the coding sequence ATGGTGGCAACAATTATATTAGCTGGTATAATATTTGGATTTATGGCATTTGTGATAGGAAAGCAAATAAAAAAGGCTAAAAATGGAGAAAGTGGTTGCGGATGTGGATGCTCCGGTTGTTCATCAGCTAATGCATGCCACGGAATAAAGGTAAAGCAAAAATAA
- the cysW gene encoding sulfate ABC transporter permease subunit CysW → MNRSENKFLKYGLIGISIFFLILMLIIPLISIISEALAKGFGAYIKAISDGYTLKAMNLTLIATLIATIMNTIFGICVAWAITKFKFRGKNLLGTLIDLPFAISPVIAGLIFVLSFGKGSFLENILIQNNIKIVFAVPGIILATIFVTFPFVAREIIPLMNAQGTDEEEAAAMMGANGFNIFRKITLPNIKWGLIYGVILCAARAMGEFGAVSVVSGHIRGKTNTLPLHIEILYNEYQFSAAFAVASILVIIAIMVLILRNIVEWKTKKGV, encoded by the coding sequence ATGAATAGAAGCGAAAATAAATTCTTGAAATACGGTTTGATAGGTATAAGTATATTTTTTCTTATACTAATGCTTATTATTCCATTGATATCTATAATTTCCGAAGCATTGGCTAAAGGATTTGGTGCATATATTAAAGCAATTTCAGATGGATATACTCTTAAAGCTATGAATCTTACATTAATTGCTACGTTAATAGCAACAATCATGAATACCATCTTTGGTATATGTGTTGCTTGGGCTATAACAAAATTTAAATTTAGAGGGAAGAACTTGCTAGGAACTTTAATTGATCTGCCATTTGCAATTTCGCCTGTTATTGCAGGACTAATATTTGTATTATCTTTTGGAAAAGGGAGCTTTCTAGAGAATATTTTAATTCAAAATAATATAAAAATAGTCTTTGCTGTGCCAGGAATAATATTAGCAACAATATTTGTAACGTTTCCGTTTGTAGCAAGAGAAATAATACCTTTAATGAATGCTCAGGGAACTGATGAAGAAGAAGCAGCAGCAATGATGGGAGCTAACGGATTTAATATATTTAGAAAAATAACTCTTCCAAATATTAAATGGGGTCTTATATATGGAGTAATACTTTGTGCAGCAAGAGCAATGGGAGAATTTGGGGCAGTATCAGTAGTATCTGGTCATATTAGAGGAAAGACCAATACTTTACCATTACACATTGAAATCTTATATAACGAATATCAATTTTCAGCAGCTTTTGCAGTCGCTTCTATATTGGTAATTATTGCGATTATGGTCTTAATATTACGTAATATTGTGGAATGGAAAACTAAGAAGGGGGTCTAG
- a CDS encoding sulfate ABC transporter substrate-binding protein, translating to MKKRRILSVTLSIALIMGAFIGCGKQETNNSENSDSKKPVELLNVSYDPTRELYTKFNDSFIKYWKDKTGQDVTINQSHGGSGAQAQSVIGGLEADIVTLALGYDIDAISQAGLVNSDWQSKFKENSSPYTSTIVFLVRKGNPKNIKDWDDLTRDGVSIVTPNPKTSGGARWNYLAAWAYASKKYNGDEKAIKDFMSKLYSNVEVLDSGARGATTSFVERGLGDVLIAWENEALLSLNQLGKDQYEIVVPSLSILAEPPVAVVDKVVDKKGTREVAEGYLDYLYTKEGQEIAAENYYRPRDKEVAEKYKSTFPEVNLVTIDSEFGGWAKAQETHFADGGTFDQIYIPKK from the coding sequence ATGAAAAAGAGGAGAATATTAAGTGTTACGCTTTCTATAGCTTTAATAATGGGGGCTTTTATAGGTTGTGGAAAGCAAGAAACTAATAATAGTGAAAATTCGGACAGTAAAAAACCTGTAGAGCTTTTGAATGTATCATATGATCCAACAAGAGAATTATATACAAAATTTAATGATAGTTTTATAAAATATTGGAAGGATAAAACTGGACAAGATGTAACAATAAATCAATCTCATGGAGGCTCTGGTGCACAGGCACAATCAGTAATTGGTGGATTGGAAGCTGATATTGTAACCTTAGCATTGGGTTATGATATAGATGCTATAAGCCAAGCTGGGCTTGTAAATAGTGATTGGCAAAGTAAATTTAAAGAAAATAGTTCGCCATATACATCGACTATAGTTTTTCTTGTTAGGAAAGGAAATCCTAAGAATATAAAAGACTGGGATGATTTAACGAGGGATGGAGTTTCGATAGTAACACCAAATCCAAAAACATCAGGGGGAGCTAGATGGAATTACTTGGCAGCTTGGGCCTATGCATCGAAAAAGTATAATGGTGATGAAAAGGCTATAAAAGATTTTATGTCAAAGTTATATTCAAATGTAGAAGTATTGGATTCAGGAGCTAGGGGAGCAACAACAAGTTTTGTTGAGAGAGGATTAGGTGATGTACTTATAGCATGGGAAAATGAAGCACTTTTATCACTTAATCAACTTGGAAAAGATCAGTATGAAATAGTGGTGCCATCATTAAGTATCCTGGCAGAACCTCCTGTTGCTGTAGTTGATAAAGTTGTTGATAAAAAAGGAACGAGAGAAGTTGCGGAGGGGTATTTGGATTATTTATATACTAAAGAAGGACAAGAAATAGCAGCAGAAAATTATTATAGACCTAGAGATAAAGAAGTTGCTGAAAAGTATAAAAGCACATTTCCAGAAGTTAATTTAGTTACAATAGATAGCGAGTTTGGAGGATGGGCAAAAGCTCAGGAAACTCATTTCGCAGATGGAGGAACATTTGATCAAATTTATATTCCTAAAAAATAG
- the cysT gene encoding sulfate ABC transporter permease subunit CysT, with translation MSKTKRVIPGFRLTMGFSLVYLSLIVLIPLSALVIKSGGMGLDKFLSTVLNARTLHGYLVSFGAAFVAAIINSIFGVILAWVLVRYDFPFKRFIDGIIDLPFALPTAVAGISLTTLYSENGWIGKILYSFGIKSSFSILGIVIALTFIGIPFVVRTIQPVLEDLDGQYEEAAAMLGASRIRTFCKVIFPEISAPLLTGFGLAFARGVGEYGSVVFIAGNLPMKTEIAPLLIMSRLEQYDYSGATAIALVMLGASFLILFVINGIQLYNSKLKQI, from the coding sequence ATGAGCAAGACAAAAAGAGTTATTCCTGGATTTAGATTGACAATGGGTTTTTCTCTTGTTTACCTAAGCCTTATAGTTTTAATTCCTTTATCAGCTTTAGTCATAAAGTCAGGGGGAATGGGATTAGATAAATTTCTTAGTACAGTATTAAATGCTAGAACATTGCACGGATATTTGGTAAGTTTTGGTGCTGCATTCGTAGCAGCGATAATAAATAGCATATTTGGAGTTATCTTAGCGTGGGTTTTAGTTAGATACGATTTTCCATTTAAAAGATTTATAGACGGAATAATTGATTTACCATTTGCACTGCCAACAGCTGTTGCAGGTATCTCACTTACTACTTTATATTCTGAGAATGGTTGGATAGGAAAAATACTTTATTCATTTGGAATAAAATCATCATTTTCTATTTTAGGAATTGTTATAGCCTTAACATTTATAGGAATTCCATTTGTTGTAAGAACAATTCAGCCGGTTCTTGAAGATTTAGATGGTCAATATGAAGAAGCTGCTGCAATGCTTGGAGCTAGTAGAATAAGAACTTTTTGCAAAGTAATATTTCCAGAAATATCAGCGCCACTATTAACTGGATTTGGTTTGGCCTTTGCAAGAGGGGTTGGTGAGTATGGAAGCGTAGTTTTTATTGCAGGAAATCTTCCAATGAAAACAGAAATTGCACCTCTTTTGATTATGTCAAGATTGGAACAATACGATTATAGTGGCGCTACTGCTATAGCTTTGGTTATGTTAGGCGCTTCATTCTTAATACTATTCGTTATAAACGGTATTCAACTATACAATAGTAAATTAAAGCAGATATGA
- a CDS encoding sulfate ABC transporter substrate-binding protein — protein MKKTGILCLMLSITLITGAFVGCGKQGTSGDNSKKPVELLNVSYDPTRELYTKFNESFTKYWKEKTGQDVTIDQSHGGSGSQAQAVMGGLDADIVTLALGYDIDAISKTGLLDSDWQSRFKENSAPYTSTIVFLVRKGNPKNIKDWDDLTKDGVSIVTPNPKTSGGARWNYLAAWAYASKKYNGDENSIKEFMSKLYSNVVVLDSGSRGATTSFVRRGLGDVLIAWENEAMLSLQQLGKDNYEIVTPSLSILTEPSVAVVDEVADKRGTKEVAEGYLNYLYTKEGQELVAQNYYRPRDKDVAEEYKDTFPKLDLVTIDDSLFGGWKKAQETHFSDGGTFDQIYIPKN, from the coding sequence GTGAAAAAAACTGGGATTTTATGTTTGATGCTTTCTATTACGTTAATTACTGGGGCTTTTGTTGGATGTGGAAAGCAAGGAACTAGTGGCGATAATAGCAAGAAACCAGTGGAGCTCTTGAATGTATCATATGATCCTACAAGAGAATTATACACTAAGTTTAATGAAAGTTTCACAAAGTACTGGAAAGAAAAAACTGGACAAGATGTAACAATAGATCAATCTCATGGAGGATCTGGTTCACAAGCACAGGCAGTTATGGGAGGATTAGATGCTGATATTGTGACTTTAGCATTGGGATATGATATTGATGCTATAAGCAAAACTGGCCTTTTGGATAGTGATTGGCAAAGCAGATTTAAAGAAAATAGTGCACCATATACGTCAACTATTGTTTTTCTTGTTAGAAAAGGAAATCCAAAGAATATAAAAGATTGGGATGACTTAACAAAAGACGGTGTTTCGATTGTGACACCAAACCCAAAAACTTCAGGTGGAGCTAGATGGAATTACTTAGCGGCCTGGGCGTATGCATCAAAAAAATATAATGGTGACGAAAATTCTATAAAAGAGTTTATGTCCAAGTTATATTCGAATGTAGTTGTATTAGATTCAGGATCAAGAGGAGCAACTACTAGTTTTGTTAGAAGAGGATTAGGTGATGTTCTTATAGCTTGGGAAAATGAAGCTATGTTATCACTACAACAGCTTGGAAAGGATAATTATGAAATAGTTACTCCATCTTTAAGTATTTTAACAGAGCCATCAGTTGCAGTAGTAGATGAAGTTGCTGATAAAAGAGGTACTAAAGAGGTCGCTGAAGGATACTTGAACTACTTATATACTAAAGAAGGACAAGAACTAGTAGCTCAAAACTATTACAGACCGAGGGATAAAGACGTTGCTGAGGAATATAAAGATACATTTCCTAAATTGGATCTTGTAACAATAGATGATTCCTTATTTGGAGGATGGAAAAAAGCTCAAGAGACTCATTTCTCAGATGGGGGAACATTTGACCAAATCTATATTCCTAAAAACTAA
- the feoB gene encoding ferrous iron transport protein B — protein MSIKIGLAGNPNCGKTTMFNELTGSSQYVGNWPGVTVEKKGGKLKGHKEVEIVDLPGVYSLSPYTLEEVVTRNFMINDRPDAVINIVDASNIERNLYLTTQILELGIPTVIALNMMDIVEKNGDKIDINKLSKTLGCPVVETSALKGNGVKAAAEKAIEIANSKKKPNFQVPFSKEARDAFDEIEKIVQGNIQGKDVNINWLSIKLFERDKNIIDNLKLPENILSDIEAVIQKYENELDDDSESIVTADRYAFIGDVVSSAIKKSSNGKETTSDKIDKIVTNRFLALPIFVVVMYAVYYIAITIGTIGTDWINDTLFGEIIQGSASDWMASANVADWLQGLIINGIISGVGSVIGFVPQIILLFLFLSVLEDCGYMARVAFIMDRIFRKFGLSGKSFIPMLISSGCGVPGIMATRTMENERDRKMTIMLTTFIPCSAKLPIIALIASAFFNDSAWVAPSAYFLGIIMIVVCGIILKKTKLFSGDPSPFVMELPQYHIPSAKSVVIHMWDRVKAFIAKAGTIILVSCAAVWFLQSFNWSFEMVDADNSILASLGNIIAPIFAPLGFGNWQSAVSTVTGLVAKENLVGTFGVLYGITDASETDPTLISNVGAMFTAASGFAFMAFNLLCAPCFAAIGTIRREMGNWKWTFITIGFQTATAYIVALVINQVGNYILGVGSLLGAVVSIIIAVAVVFIVIATGRKESKEKVINANLSYTK, from the coding sequence ATGTCAATTAAAATAGGGCTTGCAGGTAACCCTAATTGTGGAAAGACAACTATGTTTAATGAACTTACAGGTTCATCACAATACGTTGGTAACTGGCCGGGGGTAACTGTTGAAAAAAAAGGTGGTAAGTTAAAAGGACATAAGGAAGTTGAAATTGTCGATTTACCAGGAGTTTATTCTCTATCACCATATACCCTTGAAGAAGTTGTAACACGTAATTTTATGATAAATGATAGACCAGATGCGGTAATTAATATTGTGGATGCATCTAATATTGAAAGAAATTTATATTTAACAACTCAGATTTTGGAATTGGGAATTCCTACTGTTATAGCACTTAACATGATGGATATTGTAGAGAAAAATGGAGATAAAATAGATATTAATAAATTATCAAAAACTCTAGGGTGTCCAGTAGTTGAAACCTCTGCACTTAAAGGAAATGGTGTTAAAGCAGCAGCAGAAAAGGCTATAGAAATAGCTAATTCAAAGAAAAAGCCAAATTTTCAAGTGCCATTTTCAAAAGAAGCTAGGGATGCTTTTGATGAGATAGAAAAAATTGTCCAAGGTAATATACAAGGTAAAGATGTAAATATTAATTGGCTTTCTATAAAATTATTTGAGCGTGATAAAAACATAATAGATAATTTGAAACTTCCAGAAAACATATTAAGTGATATAGAAGCAGTAATACAGAAATATGAAAATGAACTTGATGATGATAGTGAAAGTATTGTTACTGCGGATAGATATGCATTTATAGGGGATGTAGTTTCAAGTGCTATTAAAAAGAGTAGCAATGGAAAAGAAACAACGTCAGACAAAATTGATAAAATTGTTACAAATCGTTTCTTAGCATTGCCAATTTTTGTGGTTGTTATGTATGCAGTATATTATATTGCAATAACAATAGGAACAATAGGAACTGATTGGATTAATGACACATTATTTGGAGAGATAATTCAAGGAAGTGCTTCAGACTGGATGGCAAGTGCAAATGTAGCCGATTGGTTACAAGGGTTAATTATTAACGGAATAATTAGTGGAGTAGGTTCAGTAATTGGTTTTGTACCACAGATTATACTATTATTCTTATTCTTATCTGTACTTGAAGACTGTGGATATATGGCTCGTGTAGCATTTATTATGGATAGAATTTTCCGTAAGTTTGGTCTTTCAGGTAAGTCATTTATACCAATGCTTATTAGCTCTGGTTGTGGTGTGCCTGGTATTATGGCAACACGTACAATGGAAAATGAGAGAGATAGAAAAATGACAATTATGTTAACTACATTTATTCCTTGTAGTGCAAAGTTACCAATTATAGCTTTAATTGCATCAGCATTCTTTAATGATTCAGCTTGGGTAGCTCCATCAGCATATTTCTTGGGAATAATAATGATTGTTGTTTGTGGAATTATATTAAAGAAAACAAAATTATTTTCTGGGGATCCTTCACCATTCGTTATGGAATTACCACAATATCATATACCAAGCGCAAAAAGTGTAGTTATTCATATGTGGGACAGGGTAAAAGCATTTATAGCAAAAGCTGGAACAATAATTTTAGTTTCTTGTGCAGCAGTATGGTTCTTACAATCATTTAATTGGTCATTCGAGATGGTAGACGCAGATAATAGTATATTAGCAAGTCTAGGAAATATTATTGCACCTATATTTGCACCACTTGGCTTTGGAAATTGGCAATCAGCAGTTTCAACAGTTACAGGACTTGTTGCAAAGGAAAATCTTGTTGGAACATTTGGAGTTTTATATGGAATAACAGATGCATCTGAAACTGATCCAACATTAATCAGCAACGTTGGTGCAATGTTTACAGCAGCAAGCGGATTTGCATTTATGGCATTCAATTTACTTTGTGCTCCTTGTTTCGCGGCAATTGGTACAATAAGACGTGAAATGGGAAATTGGAAGTGGACATTCATTACTATAGGATTCCAGACAGCAACTGCATATATCGTTGCACTTGTTATTAACCAAGTTGGTAATTATATATTAGGAGTCGGAAGTTTATTGGGAGCTGTGGTTTCAATTATAATTGCAGTAGCTGTAGTATTTATAGTTATAGCAACAGGAAGAAAAGAATCAAAAGAAAAAGTAATTAATGCTAATTTAAGTTATACAAAATAA